From the Pseudorasbora parva isolate DD20220531a chromosome 2, ASM2467924v1, whole genome shotgun sequence genome, the window GATAATTCTGAAATTAAAAGAGGTTTCTTTTGATACCAAGCAAGATTTGAGGGGATTTGAAGACATTAAATCAATAATACATACTAAACATAAATAACATAACTAAAGAATCATAACTAGGCCAATATAAAGGACATGCATAAAATTCAGGAGAAATAGTATATACAGTTGGGACAGACTGATTGTGAGTCAATGTCCTTGTGTATCAGAAGTTTGTCTCTAGTCTTTGATCAATCCGGTCTCCTATGCTGCCTTTGAGGTTTCCAGGCATGGTCTCTGCTAAGGTCATTGAGGAGAGCAGAAGTGATAACAGCAATTGAAGAGAGGTGGTTTGCGACTCTTTGGGCCGGGCCACTGATCAAGTTTTACCAAAGGGAAAGGGGAAGGTTAGCCTAACAAGCCAGACCCATATcaaaatgtttggtctggaaactcaccattgacagctcaatccgaggggcggataaacagttgtctttcaaactccctctgcacggcgtgcacacaattggatagcgctatacccaaccagagcaacgaagttgAAGCTgcgctagttgacagattaaactttcgctgtatccggtcggcaaaacttgTCGAAGAACATCTtctcttcttaagaatgacttaagtgccgttctttgttcatttctcagagaaaagcttaactccaagtcttccagagtcgcggtcaaagctgattcgaaaggccgccgttcacccgcttctgtgtttactagtagtaCGAAATCGCAACTCTGCAGTCATTTTGTTAAtcctcgcccaccgactctatacacgatgtgattggcccaatcAGAGTTTGGCTTTTGCAGCAAGTGTATTGAGacttgctagacgacacttgcgggcggcagattagatttgctgccgctagggtgcgtctagatttctaggctaggggaAGGTATTTATGGTGCGTAGAGCATTTTGATCATGCCCCTTCGTTACAGTGTCATAAAGGCTAGTGTTGACAATGGTCCAGAGCACTGTTCATTTGCTAAGCAGTTTTTATTGAGGATTATATGCACAGCTACCAGATACACAGAAGCAATTCCACTCCGGAAAAATCACATCCCGAGCAGTTGttaaagttttaaaatgttcttcaccATTTTTGGTCTACCGAGAATCGTCCAGACTGCAGGGGGCTTTTTTTCCATCTAAATTGTGTGCTCAAATCTTTAAATCGCTCAATATTGCACATGGGATACAGCAGGGGAGGGCTGCTGTCCTGCAgaatttagctccaaccccaatcaatcGGGGGATTAATCGATCCCTTTATAGGACCTagtaagacattgattagctggtttgggtgtgtttgattggagttggagctaaactctgcaggacagcggccctccaggaccgagtctgCGGACCCCTGGTATACAGAGTGCTTATCACCCAGATACTGAGGGGTCATTGGAAAGGTTCCATCAGACTTTAAAAGCAATGCAGAAATACTGCATCAAGACTTGGTCTGAGTGGGACGAAAGTGTTCCTTTGCCTTTATTCTCAATCTGTGAAACAGTTCACGAGTCTCTCAGGTTCAGCCCATCAGAGCTGGTTTTTAGCCATATTGTGAGAGGGCCACTGAAAGAGAGAATGTTCGACATTGCGGACTCTTAAGAAATCAAACGTGTTAGATTAGGTAAGTAATTTCATGATTGGCTTCAGAAAACTTGTGTGCTCTATATCAATGTCCAATTTTCCCTCCTGGTGCGATGCCTATGTGACTAGGATCTAGTTGTATGTTGGTTCTGATGATTTACATGTCTAAATGTTTTGTTGTCTGTTCCTTTGTCCCGTTAAACTGGTGTTAATTTGTATTTGTCTCTTTTTGCCTTAGGCCTGACGGTGTTGAAAGAAGAGAGTGAAATAGAAGAGAAAGATCCATTTAAGAATAAATATTTCATAACTGGAGAAAAGTCTTTTGGTTGCTCACAGCCTGAAAAGACTTTGTCAAGAAAAAAGGCTAAAAACAAGGGTATTACAAGTaatttcacctgccaacagtgtggaaagagattTGCTCTAAAAAGAAGCCTTGACATACACACGAgaatccacactggagagaagcttttcatctgccaacagtgtggaaagagtttcagttGTAACGGAAACCTTAAAGTTCACATGATAATTCATACAGGAttgaagccttacacctgccaacagtgtggaagaAGTTTCAACTTAAAAGGAAACCTTATAgcccacatgagagttcacactggagataAGCCTTACAGTTGCCCTCAGTGTGCAAAGTGTTTTGCTGATAAAGGGATCCTTAACACACACATGCTAATTCACACCGGAGAGAAagcttacacctgccaacagtgtggaaagagtttcgcTAAAAAATCAAACCTTAACAGACACATGAGACTTCACTCTGGGGAGCAACTCTACACATGCCCTcaatgtggaaagagttttgaCCAACATGAACACTTTCaagtccacatgagagttcacactggagataAATCCTACAcatgccctcagtgtggaaagagttttgcTAAAAAATCAAACCTTAACAGACACATTATATTTCACTCTGGGGAGCAACCCTACAcatgccctcagtgtggaaagagtttcactctaAAACAACCCTTTGAAAACCACATAAgaatccacactggagagaagcctttcacctgccaacaatgtggaaagagtttcggCCGAAAAGGAAGCCTTGATAGGCACATgaaaattcacactggagagaagccctacacctgccaacagtgtggaaaaagtttcacCCTAAAAGGAAATCTTAAGGTCCATATGATAAATCATagtggagagaagccttacagtTGCCGAcaatgtggaaagagttttgcTGAAAAAGGAATCCTTAAGACACACATGCTAattcacaccggagagaagccttaccCCTGCcagcagtgtggaaagagtttcaaccTAAAAGGAAACTTTAAAGTCcatatgagaattcacactggagaaaagccttacacctgccaacagtgtggaaagagttttgcTGACAAAGGAGTCCTTAACAAACACACAAGAGTTCACTCTGGAGAGCAACCTTACAAATCCCCAGTGTAGAAAGAGTTTCactctaagggtgcgttcacacttgtagttcggttcgtttggttagtttggtccggaccaaaaaacaaaaacaaacataatagtcctggtccgcttagcgttcacacgggcatttttaacagcgaacctaaagttaccgaaccaaaggcacagggagacgctcacaacctgatatgtcggcttatatgacgtaggagctcgtttaccgaacattcaaaacaatgctgtgtgcggattacacgcgcgggcattttatgcgtgtaacacatatggcattattttttaccagagaactcatgaagagctcatgaaatgttcaaaacaacgctgtgtgctggattaaacgcgatcattttatgcgtgtacatatggcattatttttacccgctgagaactcatgaagagctcataaaatgttcaaaacatttaaaacagcagcaggatttcctccgttgtgcagaaaagagacggccgttctgtcgtctgtacctgctaataatgggcaacacaggaactttgatgagaagagccaggtctgctttttgtgtgttttttctagcattttcgaaacatgctcgtctgaccaaatattgatgaggcacttcctcgttgctccacgtttgccctctaacgttaaagttactcattttggatacaccgatctttccacgtcgtcaaatcagctgcattatgcgtctcatcttgtgacattacgtccggtttttggttcgtctacatgtctttggtccgtgttgcgttcatatatcaatcgaaccgcaccagagttcgtttggaagcggaccgagacccatctttttagcggtctcggtccgcttgtttggtgcgcaccaaggttcggatggcagcgttcacatatgttcaaatgaaccgcactaaccgagcaaccgcaccagggttcgttgtaatcgaaccaaacatgacaagtgtgaacgcacccgagcgttttcacacctgaaaggccgcaccaaggtccgaaccaaagtttgtctttttatatattgtatacatttgtggtttgctttcacattgcagttatgtcagcgcaccaaagaacttAACATGACGCACTtgcgtcctgtcgtcatcatctatgtgggctaCATCttacattgattggtttgttagcggatgTGTGTCTGACGTCAGTATGTTGTCAATTCAGTgggtaactttgacaagaatgaacagacgcatatCGTTGATATTCtggcattactatctgcagcaccaactatactcgaggcaaattcaccaaatgaacgtcctcattgtgcaaacattttatcggcgccgacaggaaaggagaagataggctttttagccaaacaatgtattttgttttatagttatgtttaaatattataaagttatttttaaatttaatctaggctatattgattatgaaacgtgcagAGATCTGCAATATAGCCTATGTCAAAGACatcgggtcagaaatgattttgacctcttcattaagttttgttttgtagaaagctttgtataaattgtgtcttaattttaataaatgtttcatcatttgcctgagtttaataaataagcttcaataaataatatagcagacaaaCCCTGAcggttcattattttccataatgtaatgatttaattaaactttcatatattttagattcattgcacaccaactgaaatatttcaggtcttttattgttttaattctgatggttggcatacagctcatgaaaacctaaaattcttaaaaaattagcatatttcatccaaccaataaaagaaaagtgtttttgtcacaaaaaaagtcaaccttcaaataattatgttcagttctgcactcaatacttggtggggaatccttttgcagaaatgactgcttcagtgcggcgtggcatggaggcgatcagcctgtggcactgctgaggtgttctggaggcccaggatgcttcgatagcggccttaagctcatccagagtgttgggtcttgtgtctctcaactttctcttcacaatatcccacagattctctatggggttcaggtcaggagagttggtagggcaattgagcacagtaataccatggtcagtaaaccacttaccagtggttttggcactgtgagcaggtgccaggtcgtgctgaaaaaccaaatcttcatctccataaagcttttcagcaggtggaagcatgaagtgctccaaaatctcctgatagcgagctgcattgaccctgcccttgataaaacacagtggaccaacaccagcagctgacatggcaccccagaccatcactgactgtggggacttgacactggacttcaggtaTTACTTCAGAAAATGGTATTACTATAGTTGGCGGTGGGCAAATATGTTGTATGCACCCCTTCAATGTCAAATTTGAATAGAAGGAGAACACCTACTGACTGTAGTAGGTAAATTAAAACTCATTACTTGTCTGAATTTCAAAATGGAATTAACCATAAATATTCTGGCTTATACTGTATCCTAAGTTCTTTACTTGATCATGCAGGTAGACCTTCCATGGCTTAAACTATCGTTTACCATCTTGCTATAAGCTGAGTGGCCAAAAATAATAACttgttttattttcattcaATTGAACAAGATTTTCAGCCATCCACAACTTCCTCTAGACAGttaaaaagtaatgcattgAAATTTGTTGGAGTGTCGTCAGCATACAGATGGTAAGAAATACCATACTTATTAAAGATCATTACCAAAGAGAGCATGTTCAGTGAGAATAGGACTAGACCCAGAATGGGACCCTACAGGTAATAGGTGCTGAAGCAGAAAAATAAACAGTAGAAACAAAGCTAATGATGAGGAGGAAAGAAGGCTCATAGTCCTAATAAGACGATTAGTTTCAGGGAAAAGTCACTTATTTAAAGGgtgggtgaaatgctgtttcatgcatactgagcttttacactgttaaagacttggattcccatcctaaacatagacaaagtttcaaaaactaatgctggacgtttgatggagtatttctgtgtcaaaaatactccttccggtttctcacaagtttcggagagtttttgtcgagtatgggtcggcttgacgttaatagagcggaaggtccttgtatgggccgtacgggctcttctcccggtagggtgcgcgcacgcgtgactagagcgagagaggaaatgcacgcccataaacactcgctcagctgcagatccagtcgtccgtgaacacttatgtcacgccgcgctccactttattcctatgggtgacgtcgagcgacttcaacgcttcagcacagcattccgggaaggcagcgctgcatttgaaccgatttgaacgcagaaatgacgggaagcttcacaacatcgtttcagtcgcgtctcaaagtggatttacatgccactgctgtcacagacttcaccaaatcataccaaagaagtgtgtttctgacggagcggtcccagcgataaaggttcggtcctgctttggaagcagccggtgagttaaactgcttcaaatgtctgtgctgttggctatcgtcgcgagagtaaacatcagtaaacgacacgatcgcgtgcttcgtcattcaaatgcgctaacggactccattgctgctctctgttgtataacgttacactagtctgacgtgcaaaaccgttttgcttgctattgctaaggtttagtcgcatacaatagtccataaactgaatcatgtcctcataaaatgcgagtaaagacacacaaaggccactaaatacagtacataccacagagatggacgtcctgatgttgctgtttttcctgttcaatttatttctgcctcagatttgattatggatcattatctgtattagctgatcgatagcgatgggtttctccacgcttgaggacatcaccgctttgttAGCGATCGTcgttctttagctccgcccacacgatacgcctccaggcgctcggttttttctggaaagactcggtacagctcatagttcttttataaatataataaaactaaagacttttcggagatatgaaggatgcaatactactctagaggtactcaagattgacatgagattgactgaaactgagtgtttcaccccccctttaacttatTTAGGATTAGTTAACTTCAGAATGAAAATTTCATGATAATTTTCTTACCCCCATCTCagccaagatgttcatgtctttcttcagtcaaaaagaaattATCTTTTCTGACGAAAAAATTCCAAGATATTTCTTCCCATAATGCATTTCAGTTGCAACCATTGGGTTGAAGTTCccaatcaatgcagtttcaaagggcttcagaggTTCTGTGTGCTCCCAAACAAGAAAATAGCAAAACCATCTGTcagcttcttttcttttttttacatttatatactttttactTGAAAGGTGTGACATTTGTGTTGTTCTTCACGGTGTATGACTTCATCATGTTGGAAAGTTCCTGTCCGTGGAAGTCCAAAAACCTCATGTTCTCGGTCCAATGTCgttgttttacctttattttttatttattctttacaCGTTAGTTTTAACACTGGGTCAGTACTTCCACCAGTTAAAAGTTACTTCCAAAAATTAAATAGTAACATGTTATAAATATTAACAATCAAGCCGAGAGCACATGACACTAGTGCAAAAACACTCACCAAAAAGCCTTGAAAGTGTCATAAATATCCAGTGCAGTCTGACTGCATACGAGAGCAGCATCTAATGTCATTTAGACTGTATGTCTAATgtaatttacttatttatttagcttGTTATTAGAAATCATCTACCATAGAGGTAATTTATGCTGGCTGCGTTTACAATTGGCATTAACATCCAATCACAGTGACCTGATAAAGTGGTCGCCATGTTGATAACTGATCGAATTTATGTTGCTCGCaaaatacagggagtgcagaattattaggcaaatgagtattttgaccacatcatcctcgttatgcatgttgtcttactccaagctgtataggctggaaagcctactaccaattaagcatattaggtgatgtgcatctctgtaatgagaaggggtgtggtctaatgacatcaacaccctatatcaggtgtgcataattattaggcaacttcctttcctttggcaaaatgggtcaaaagaaggacttgacaggctcagaaaagtcaaaaatagtgagatatattgcagagggatgccgcagtcttaaaatagccaagcttctgaagcgtgatcatcgaacaataactgcccgtgaactgagaaaagtcaagcgtgcagctgccaagatgccacttgccaccagtttggccatatttcagagctgcaacatcactggagtgcccaaaagcacaaggtgtgcaatactcagagacatggccaaggtaagaaaggcagaaagtcgaccaccactgaacaagacacacaagctgaaacgtcaagactgggccaagaaatatctcaagactgatttttcaggttttatggactgatgaaatgagagtgagtcttgatgggccagatggatgggcccgtggctggattggtaaagggcagagagctccagtccgactcagacgccagcaaggtggaggtggagtactggtttgggctggtatcatcaaagatgagcttgtggggccttttcgggttgaggatggagtcaagctcaactcccagtcctactgccagtttctggaagacaccttcttcaagcagtggtacaggaagaagtctgcatccttcaagaaaaacatgattttcatgcaggacaatgctccatcacacgtactgcacagcgtggctggcaagaaagggtataaaagaagaaaatctaatgatatggcctccttgttcacctgatctgaaccccattgagaacctgtggtccatcatcaaatgtgcgatttacaaggagggaaaacagtacacctctctgaacagtgtctgggaggctgtggttgctgcagcacgcaatgttgatggtgaacagatcaaaacactgacagaatccatggatggcaggcttttgagtggccttgcaaagaaaggtggctatattggtcactgatttgtttttgtttggtttttgaatgtcagaaatgtatatttgtgaatgttgagatgttatattggtttcactggtaaaaataaataattgaaatgggtataaatttgttttttgttaagttgcctaataattatgcacagtaatagtcacctgcacacacagatatccccctaaaatagctaaaactaaaaactaaaacttccaaaaatattcagctttgatattaatgagttttttgtgttcattgagaacatggttgttgttcaataataaaattaatgctcaaaaatacaacttgcctaataattctgcactccctgtattaaAATTAGGTATGTAATAAGCAACTTCGTCTTTGTCCTCTATCAGACCTGCCAACCTTAAAGTAAGCAGTGCAGGAGGCAGCAGCTCCAATGCAGAACACGCACAGAAATGATGAAGTGACTTTTaacccagccgtccaatcacagaggaggaggggcgggacagaTACAACTCTGACCAACAGTGAGAGtgaatactttacattgtatcaacatttttatatagaaaACGAAcgatacagaaacaaactatctGTGATCTGAGATACTAGAAACACTTCTGCAGATATTCcatatgtctctctctctctctcacacacacacgcacacacacacacacttagctGAAATGCTCACAGCTAGGCGTCTTCAGCAAAACTGGTTAATTATTCAACAAGATAAATCCATCAAGATATCCATCATTGTGCAACACAAATCAGATACCACATTTCAACTTACAATGCTTGACATTTTTCGTAATGAAGAGTTTTTTAGTTTGCAGTTTTGAACTCAACATAATCACTTTGTATGAAAATGATGGATACAGCGCGTAACTTTGCCTAGCCCCTTCCATGTTCAGTAGGTTAGCGCTCATAAATTTAACATTTGGAAGGGACTTGTTGTAATGATCTGTAAATCATTAATAGAAAGGGCCATTTCTCGTGTGGAGACAGTCAGTATACTGTACATTTATCACTACATCAAGTGTCAATAATTATAATCAGAGgcagaacattattaaagcgAGTGCAGAATCGAACTAACTCAAAGTTTACTGACGGATCGATGTGGCGCTTCACAAACATCAGTGTCTGAATCAAactgtgattttatttttattttgctctCAGCTCATAATCATAATCTGATAAACTTACAGTATGATCTCAGTATTATATCACTGTATTTCTGGCTGTTCATTTTCCTTTCTATAACACTCGGGCTCTTTCTTTAAGTGTTTTTCTGTTCTGATCTTTGGTTTTGTTTGCTGATTGCTGATGTGGTTGCGGTTGCATTAAGTGctaatgatgtttaatgcatctttgcaTGATGTTTCTGGAGTTAATTCAGGCTATAAAAGAGCTGAGCAGCTCATAAACACCCTCATCTTCTGATGAGCAGCGTCTTCAGTCGTCTTCAGTCTGATTCCCGGTAAGATCATGTCGTCTCTGTGTGAATTATTGTGTCATTGTGTTCAGCCTTTAGTCAAACGTCAGCACATGTTGTTCAGCTTGTTGACTCTCTAGAGCTTGTTTATGTGGAACAGTGGAGAAGAAATGAAAATGGAGAtgttaaatgcagctttggaAGTTTTCCTTCAGGTCCTTTCCATTTAATGTTCTTGAGATTGATTTGATAACGATATGATCGGCTCATGAACATCATCATCTGTCTTGTAGTTTGATGATTATTATGATTCTAGGTAAGATCATCCGTGAGTTTATATTGTTAACTATCTTTGTATTTTCCTCCTACGGTCTGCTTGACAGGCTCCTGAGTGCCTCCTGAATCCTGTTCCAGCTCGTTCAGTGGAGTGCAAAGGAACCCGGAGACTTCTAGTCCAGGGACGAGCCGGAGTTTGGTCCGTAGGGAAGCGTGGTGAGTTACAGCAGCTATATGTGAATGGATTTGAATGGTAGATAATAAGAGTAAAAAGAAAACGAGTAATGGGTCAGGAACAGACACAGATGATGCAGTTATAAAAGTGAGAGGACATGATAATATAACATCTGTCAATAAACCTTAATTCAAAGTTATTGTGACTTCTGAGGATAATTTCCATCTGATTTTAATGGCTAAGGCGATTGAGAAGGAGGTAGGAAAGGTCAAGTTTGCTAAATACTTGAACAATAAACTAATTATGATCCACACTGTCTACAAAGCTGTCTAAAAAGATTCTGAAGATGCAAACGCTAGACCGGAAGAATATCAAGACACGTTCCTAAACAAACAGCTAGGCTAAGAGGAGTTATATCGAGAGGGCCTTTATCTGTTACTATGGAGGAAATTAAGATGAAATCGAGAGGGGGAAAGGTAAAGATGTAAAAAGacaaatcaataaaaacaatgGAAACAACTGAGACTGTCAGTTATGAGCAAAATTTTGCTAGGTTTTTTTCAGTTAATGATATTTCTCCAgttataaattgttttaaatgtttttaatgacATAATcgaaaataaaaactaaatggaAATAGAGAAATTTGGTCTGGAGATTTGAATGCCCATAATAGTTTATGGGGTAGTGATCATTCAGATAGCAATGGAGAAATGATAGAATAATTGATGGATTCATGAAGATTGATATGTCTAAAAGTTGGAAAGGGTACTAGAATTAATTTGATAAGAAACTAAGCCACCGTTCACACGAAGCCAGTGCTTTCccaatccaatcttttttttctccttgtTTCAAGAAGCATCTTTGTGCACACGAGATCACCAAAACcgactcaaaacgatgtagtcTACATGCCAGGccgtgtggcgctgtaattctgccacagaaataaaataaaaacagagaagaagagttgtggctagaaggggtatagcagttgtaggcatagatatccataataaaggctagatgtctcgtgcgcgctgttggccaatggaggtcaccgccgcaactggcggccatcttgtcacaggcagctcgctcactcgtaacagtgtgttttaatggtgctgTGTTTGTTCTGTTAAACAAATAGCTATCTATGATGCATaagttattaacattttaaaatttcacatttaaagaaatctagtgtttgatcatatctaaatatttattaaaatggaagactgtttttgagcaactagattagatacatgtatatttattaaagagccaatAAGGCACCCActgggtaatggcattacaaattaacatatttttttagccacaaaatgactaatTTACCAATTGACTAaatctttgaattggaattctctattttaaccttaattactacacaaattgtaatataaataatgaaaatattagaagaaatatattttaagtggtcattaattgacaataattattgcacaaatagtatttagtaccaaaactcttcaaaatattcaataaatattattgaactaaaatatagagcacttatttaattgaaaaatagtaa encodes:
- the LOC137047881 gene encoding zinc finger protein 431-like; the encoded protein is MKRAFIKEETEDVKIEETFRLKHEETEEHTEKEESDHVMIEETFRLKHEETEEQTGLTVLKEESEIEEKDPFKNKYFITGEKSFGCSQPEKTLSRKKAKNKGITSNFTCQQCGKRFALKRSLDIHTRIHTGEKLFICQQCGKSFSCNGNLKVHMIIHTGLKPYTCQQCGRSFNLKGNLIAHMRVHTGDKPYSCPQCAKCFADKGILNTHMLIHTGEKAYTCQQCGKSFAKKSNLNRHMRLHSGEQLYTCPQCGKSFDQHEHFQVHMRVHTGDKSYTCPQCGKSFAKKSNLNRHIIFHSGEQPYTCPQCGKSFTLKQPFENHIRIHTGEKPFTCQQCGKSFGRKGSLDRHMKIHTGEKPYTCQQCGKSFTLKGNLKVHMINHSGEKPYSCRQCGKSFAEKGILKTHMLIHTGEKPYPCQQCGKSFNLKGNFKVHMRIHTGEKPYTCQQCGKSFADKGVLNKHTRVHSGEQPYKSPV